In Candidatus Contubernalis alkalaceticus, the following proteins share a genomic window:
- the purD gene encoding phosphoribosylamine--glycine ligase encodes MRILVVGGGGREHTLVWKLKQSPLVEKIYCAPGNAGISEYAQCVPISVEDLRGLVEFAEEQKIDLTIVGPEAPLAEGIVDLFQGRGLKIFGPNKQAAKLEGSKVFAKELMVKYNIPTAEYKTFTNPEEAEQYIKKVGTPIVIKAEGLAAGKGVIVCEEEEEALLAMKKIMIDRAFGDAGNRLIVEECLRGEEASILAFTDGESILPMVSSQDHKPVYDGDRGPNTGGMGAYAPAPLVTPEIAKYVEEEILLPAVKGLKSDGHSYSGIIYAGLMFTEKGPKVLEFNCRFGDPEAQVVIPLLKSDLVPILQAVVEGKLSQVKAEWHEGYAVCVVMASGGYPDSYQKGMVIEGLEEQKANHNLMVFHAGTDIQKEKVVTSGGRVLGVTGWAQTLPQTLKNVYEAVESIRFEGAHYRKDIGQKALKLLK; translated from the coding sequence TTGCGCATTTTAGTGGTTGGAGGCGGCGGGAGAGAGCACACCCTGGTTTGGAAATTAAAACAGAGTCCTTTGGTAGAAAAAATCTATTGTGCTCCCGGCAATGCCGGTATTTCTGAGTATGCTCAGTGTGTCCCTATTTCAGTAGAGGATCTGCGGGGATTGGTGGAGTTTGCAGAAGAACAGAAAATAGATCTTACCATAGTTGGGCCTGAGGCCCCTCTGGCGGAAGGTATAGTTGACCTTTTCCAGGGAAGGGGTTTGAAGATATTTGGCCCCAACAAACAGGCAGCAAAGCTTGAAGGAAGCAAGGTTTTTGCTAAGGAATTAATGGTAAAATACAATATACCTACGGCAGAGTACAAGACCTTCACCAACCCTGAAGAAGCAGAACAATACATAAAAAAAGTAGGAACACCCATCGTGATAAAGGCGGAGGGCCTGGCTGCCGGTAAGGGAGTAATCGTCTGCGAAGAAGAGGAAGAAGCTCTTCTGGCCATGAAGAAAATCATGATAGACCGTGCCTTTGGAGATGCCGGTAACCGCTTGATTGTGGAGGAATGCCTGCGGGGAGAAGAAGCTTCCATTTTGGCCTTTACGGATGGAGAAAGTATACTGCCCATGGTTTCATCCCAGGACCACAAACCCGTTTATGACGGTGATAGGGGCCCTAATACCGGAGGCATGGGGGCTTATGCCCCGGCTCCATTGGTTACACCGGAAATTGCCAAGTATGTTGAAGAGGAGATATTGCTTCCTGCGGTAAAAGGGTTAAAGTCTGATGGACATTCTTATTCCGGAATAATTTATGCCGGACTCATGTTTACAGAAAAAGGACCGAAAGTATTGGAATTTAACTGCCGATTTGGTGACCCTGAGGCCCAGGTAGTCATTCCTCTTTTAAAATCAGACCTGGTTCCCATATTACAGGCAGTGGTGGAAGGTAAGCTTTCCCAGGTTAAAGCTGAGTGGCATGAAGGTTATGCCGTTTGTGTGGTGATGGCTTCCGGTGGTTATCCCGATTCCTACCAAAAAGGAATGGTCATTGAGGGACTGGAGGAACAAAAAGCAAACCATAACCTGATGGTTTTCCATGCCGGTACCGATATCCAAAAAGAAAAAGTGGTCACCAGCGGTGGCCGAGTGCTGGGGGTTACCGGTTGGGCCCAAACTCTGCCCCAAACCTTAAAGAATGTCTATGAAGCCGTGGAATCCATAAGGTTTGAAGGTGCACACTACCGTAAAGATATCGGGCAGAAAGCGCTTAAGCTTTTGAAATAA
- a CDS encoding YerC/YecD family TrpR-related protein, protein MDQLFTAILSLENIEECYKFFEDLCTINELKSLVQRLEVAKMLQDGYTYHQIEKETGASTATISRVKRYLFYGSGGYAIALQRLKEEEGS, encoded by the coding sequence ATGGACCAGCTGTTTACGGCCATTCTTTCCCTGGAAAATATTGAAGAGTGTTATAAGTTTTTCGAAGATCTTTGTACTATTAATGAATTAAAATCTCTGGTTCAAAGGTTGGAGGTTGCAAAAATGCTGCAGGATGGTTACACTTATCATCAGATTGAAAAAGAGACCGGTGCCAGCACGGCTACTATCAGCCGGGTTAAACGATATCTGTTTTACGGCAGTGGTGGGTATGCAATAGCTCTGCAGCGCTTGAAAGAAGAAGAGGGTTCCTAA
- the pcrA gene encoding DNA helicase PcrA, translating to MNYDSPVEDLFEGLNEKQMEAVTTTEGPLLILAGAGSGKTRVLTCRVAYLLRTGKCRPGQIMALTFTNKAAEEMKDRICRILQADLRLWVSTFHASSARILRGAISHLGYESSFVIFDTQDQLNIIKECLKELDLDFKQYIPRKILGIISKAKNDLVDEDQYEQQSSDYFSRKVSEIYQLYQKKLKSSNCLDFDDLLFLTVRLFRERPEILRAYQEQYKFILVDEYQDTNMVQYLLVKMLSQKHRNLCVVGDDDQSIYQFRGADIRNILEFERDYPEAQVIKLEENYRSKGNILEAAFHVIKNNQERKPKRLWTQQPPGDKIFYFCGRDEYQEAQYIADEIKKNLDSFKEFAVLYRTNAQSRVLEEVFLRKDISFTIYGGVRFYERLEIKDTLAYLRLVDNPSDNFSLKRIINVPRKGIGKKTVEKLEVMASDQNLTLFESLSRWDESGVTQNTGRKIEEFTNLIHNLRRMREFLSVRELTEEIIEKTGYLTALEAEGTLESRSRIENLKEMVSAAREFDVSSEDKSLTAFLTGISLITSSEEGLQEEEREVKVRLMTFHSAKGLEFPVVFLAGMEEGIFPHSMSLDSEHGLEEERRLCYVGCTRAMERLYLTHAKQRNLYGRLVFNPPSCFFKEIPAELLGDNFLDEEEQAEKEIDFISNPDEDWKVGDGLYHSKWGKGVVRTVGSSGSDLVLTVLFPTEGTKTILATFAPIKKVTN from the coding sequence ATGAATTATGACTCACCTGTAGAGGATTTATTTGAAGGTTTAAATGAAAAGCAGATGGAGGCTGTAACTACTACAGAGGGCCCCTTGCTAATTTTAGCCGGGGCGGGTAGTGGAAAGACCAGGGTCTTAACCTGTCGGGTCGCTTATCTTTTAAGGACTGGAAAGTGCAGGCCCGGCCAGATTATGGCTTTGACCTTTACCAACAAAGCAGCGGAGGAGATGAAAGATAGAATTTGCCGAATATTACAGGCTGATTTGAGGCTTTGGGTTTCTACCTTCCATGCATCTTCAGCCCGAATTCTCAGGGGAGCTATCAGTCATTTGGGATATGAGAGCAGCTTTGTTATTTTTGACACTCAGGACCAGCTGAACATAATAAAAGAGTGTTTGAAAGAGCTTGATCTTGATTTCAAGCAGTATATTCCCCGAAAAATTTTAGGAATCATCAGTAAAGCCAAGAATGACCTGGTGGATGAAGATCAGTATGAGCAGCAGTCAAGCGATTATTTCTCCCGGAAAGTCAGTGAGATTTATCAATTGTATCAAAAAAAGCTGAAGAGCAGCAACTGTCTTGATTTTGATGACCTGCTTTTTTTGACGGTACGTCTTTTCAGGGAAAGGCCGGAGATTTTAAGGGCTTACCAGGAACAGTATAAGTTTATTCTGGTGGATGAATACCAGGATACCAATATGGTTCAGTACCTGTTGGTAAAGATGCTGTCCCAAAAACATAGGAACCTCTGTGTGGTGGGAGATGATGACCAGTCAATTTACCAGTTTCGTGGAGCAGATATTAGAAATATCCTGGAATTTGAAAGAGATTACCCCGAAGCCCAGGTGATTAAATTAGAGGAAAATTACAGGTCCAAAGGAAATATTCTCGAAGCTGCTTTTCATGTAATAAAAAATAATCAGGAGCGAAAACCTAAACGTCTTTGGACTCAACAGCCCCCCGGGGATAAAATCTTTTATTTTTGCGGCAGGGATGAATATCAGGAAGCCCAGTATATTGCTGATGAAATTAAGAAGAACCTGGACAGTTTCAAAGAATTTGCTGTTCTTTACCGGACTAACGCGCAGTCCAGGGTTCTAGAGGAAGTATTTTTGAGGAAGGATATTTCTTTTACCATATATGGTGGGGTCAGATTTTACGAACGGTTGGAAATAAAAGATACTCTGGCCTATCTGAGGTTGGTTGATAATCCATCAGACAATTTTAGTCTGAAGAGAATTATCAATGTCCCCCGAAAGGGAATTGGCAAAAAAACAGTTGAAAAACTAGAAGTTATGGCTTCTGACCAAAACTTGACCCTGTTTGAGTCCTTGAGCAGATGGGATGAATCTGGAGTTACCCAGAACACCGGGAGAAAAATAGAAGAATTTACTAATTTAATTCATAATTTACGGAGGATGAGGGAATTCTTATCCGTAAGGGAGTTAACGGAGGAAATCATAGAAAAAACGGGATATTTAACCGCTCTTGAAGCAGAAGGGACGTTGGAATCCCGTTCCCGTATTGAAAATCTCAAAGAAATGGTGTCTGCTGCCCGGGAATTTGATGTGAGTTCAGAAGATAAGAGCCTAACTGCTTTTCTCACGGGGATTTCATTAATTACCTCTTCTGAAGAGGGGCTGCAGGAGGAGGAGAGAGAGGTTAAGGTCAGATTGATGACCTTTCATAGTGCCAAGGGGTTAGAATTCCCTGTAGTTTTCTTGGCCGGAATGGAGGAGGGGATTTTTCCTCACTCTATGTCCCTGGACAGTGAGCATGGGTTGGAGGAGGAAAGACGTCTCTGCTACGTAGGCTGTACCCGGGCTATGGAGCGGCTTTATCTTACCCACGCCAAGCAGAGGAATCTTTATGGCAGGTTGGTTTTCAACCCTCCCTCCTGTTTTTTCAAGGAGATTCCCGCAGAACTGTTGGGGGATAATTTTTTAGATGAAGAAGAGCAGGCTGAAAAAGAAATTGATTTCATTTCGAACCCTGATGAAGACTGGAAAGTTGGAGATGGTTTGTATCATTCTAAGTGGGGAAAGGGAGTGGTTAGAACTGTGGGCAGTTCTGGATCTGATCTGGTTTTGACGGTTTTGTTTCCCACGGAGGGGACCAAAACCATACTGGCCACTTTTGCTCCTATAAAAAAAGTAACTAATTAA
- the ligA gene encoding NAD-dependent DNA ligase LigA, translated as MDSNEAGIKVRQLAEEINKHDYNYYVLDSPVISDREYDLMKRELEKLEKEYPQLVTPDSPTQRVGGKPLETFTSVSHAVPMLSLDNAFNENELLDFVRRAKNLSGVSNLEYVVEPKMDGLAVSLLYQDGGLVRGATRGDGQVGEDITHNLRTIKSIPLKLKERVDLEVRGEVYFPRKAFQDLNDRRAEQGEPLFANPRNAAAGSMRQLDPAVAASRPLNIYIYGMGSFEGFPLKNHLEMLNYLKSLGLRVNPHTAVYTDFEEVIQACKDWSLKRYELPYEIDGMVIKINDLKIQAQVGYTTRSPRWAVAFKFPAEQVETTVEDIQVSVGRTGALTPIALLTPVKVSGSVIKRASLHNQDILREKGVKIGDRVIIHKAGEVIPELVKVLKEKRTGQEKDFIMPENCPACGQEVTLIPGEVALRCLNSTCPVQMYERIVHFASRGAMDIEGLGPAAARLLLENGLVEDVADLYYLNKERLMSLDRMGEKSASKLLEALEVSKNNPLSKLLNGLGSRFLGGKGSRVIAEHFKSLDRIISASVEEMISIPEIGPKIAASVFEFFKNPANLKVVEKLRSTGVNFKQVQEQGKAQEQLFEGQAFVLTGKLQNHSRQEAQNLIEGLGGRVTSSVSRSTNYVVVGENPGSKLEQARSLEITILTEEQLQQMASSEK; from the coding sequence ATGGACTCTAATGAAGCCGGAATAAAAGTTCGGCAGTTGGCAGAAGAGATAAATAAACATGACTATAATTATTATGTGCTGGATTCTCCGGTAATATCAGACCGGGAATATGACTTGATGAAGAGGGAACTGGAAAAACTTGAGAAAGAATATCCCCAGCTGGTTACTCCTGATTCTCCTACTCAAAGGGTAGGGGGGAAGCCCTTAGAAACCTTTACCTCGGTCAGTCACGCTGTTCCCATGCTCAGCCTGGATAATGCTTTCAATGAAAATGAGCTTCTAGACTTTGTACGCAGAGCAAAAAATCTAAGCGGAGTTTCTAATTTAGAGTATGTGGTTGAACCCAAAATGGACGGGCTGGCAGTATCTTTGCTTTATCAGGATGGGGGCCTGGTCAGGGGTGCAACCCGGGGAGATGGTCAAGTGGGGGAGGATATTACTCATAATCTCCGGACTATAAAAAGTATTCCCTTAAAACTGAAAGAAAGAGTAGATTTGGAGGTGAGGGGAGAAGTTTATTTTCCCCGGAAAGCATTTCAGGACCTAAATGACCGCAGAGCTGAGCAGGGTGAACCTTTGTTTGCAAATCCCCGAAATGCCGCTGCCGGTTCTATGAGGCAGCTGGACCCTGCAGTTGCAGCCTCCAGGCCTTTAAATATTTACATTTACGGTATGGGCAGTTTTGAAGGATTTCCTCTAAAAAATCATCTAGAAATGCTGAACTATCTAAAAAGTTTGGGCCTCAGGGTAAACCCCCATACTGCTGTATACACTGATTTTGAAGAAGTGATTCAGGCCTGTAAAGATTGGTCCTTAAAAAGATATGAACTTCCTTATGAAATTGATGGGATGGTTATAAAAATAAATGATCTTAAAATACAAGCCCAGGTAGGTTACACCACCAGGAGCCCCCGCTGGGCTGTAGCTTTTAAGTTTCCGGCGGAACAGGTAGAGACCACTGTGGAGGATATTCAGGTTAGCGTGGGCAGGACTGGGGCTCTAACCCCTATTGCTCTGCTGACCCCGGTGAAGGTTTCCGGGTCAGTGATTAAGAGAGCGTCTTTACATAATCAGGATATCCTTCGGGAAAAAGGGGTTAAAATTGGGGACCGGGTAATTATTCACAAGGCAGGAGAAGTTATTCCTGAGCTGGTTAAAGTTCTAAAAGAGAAGAGGACCGGCCAGGAAAAAGATTTTATCATGCCTGAAAACTGTCCTGCCTGCGGCCAGGAGGTAACATTAATTCCCGGGGAGGTGGCTTTGCGCTGTTTGAATTCCACTTGTCCTGTGCAGATGTACGAGAGAATTGTACATTTTGCTTCCCGGGGGGCCATGGATATCGAAGGATTGGGTCCAGCGGCTGCCAGGCTGCTCCTGGAAAATGGTCTGGTGGAAGATGTGGCAGACCTGTATTATCTGAATAAAGAACGCCTGATGTCTCTGGATAGGATGGGGGAAAAGTCAGCTTCTAAACTCCTGGAGGCCCTGGAGGTTAGTAAAAACAACCCCTTGAGCAAGCTCTTAAATGGGCTGGGCTCCCGTTTTTTAGGGGGAAAAGGCTCCCGGGTTATTGCAGAGCACTTCAAGAGCTTAGATCGTATTATTTCCGCCTCGGTGGAAGAGATGATTTCTATCCCGGAAATTGGGCCTAAAATTGCGGCCAGTGTTTTTGAATTTTTTAAGAATCCTGCCAACCTTAAGGTGGTGGAAAAACTCCGCAGCACCGGGGTTAATTTTAAACAGGTTCAGGAACAGGGGAAGGCTCAGGAACAGCTCTTTGAGGGTCAGGCCTTTGTGCTGACGGGGAAACTGCAAAACCACAGCCGCCAGGAAGCGCAAAACCTGATCGAAGGTTTAGGAGGCAGGGTTACATCCTCCGTAAGCCGCAGCACAAACTATGTTGTAGTAGGGGAAAACCCCGGAAGTAAGCTGGAACAGGCCCGTTCTCTGGAAATCACAATATTGACCGAAGAACAATTGCAGCAAATGGCGTCCAGTGAAAAATAA
- the gatC gene encoding Asp-tRNA(Asn)/Glu-tRNA(Gln) amidotransferase subunit GatC, with amino-acid sequence MEITKKDVEYIAKLARLEISDDEKEILTKQLGHILDYVKVLDELETENISPTFHVFPMKNVFRSDKVKEPLSREEVLQNAPDQENGFFKVARVIE; translated from the coding sequence ATGGAGATAACTAAAAAAGATGTGGAGTATATTGCTAAGCTGGCCAGGTTGGAGATTAGTGATGATGAAAAAGAAATACTTACTAAGCAGCTGGGACACATTTTAGATTATGTGAAAGTATTAGATGAGCTGGAAACGGAGAATATATCTCCAACATTCCATGTCTTTCCTATGAAAAATGTATTCCGCAGTGACAAGGTTAAAGAGCCGCTGAGCCGGGAGGAAGTTCTGCAGAATGCTCCGGACCAGGAAAATGGATTTTTTAAAGTGGCCCGGGTTATAGAATAA
- the gatA gene encoding Asp-tRNA(Asn)/Glu-tRNA(Gln) amidotransferase subunit GatA → MNLYELKVHEAHDLIKQKKISCEEILLGVLDRIEEVEGIVQGFVTVTRDYALKKARETDKKIALGRKVGPLTGIPFALKDNMCSKDILTTCSSKILEGFKPPYNATVFERLEEQGAVLVGKTNMDEFAMGSSTENSGLFATKNPWDPSRVPGGSSGGSAAVVASDQVPFALGSDTGGSIRQPASYCGVVGMKPTYGRVSRYGLVAFASSLDQIGPLTKDVKDCALVMNAICGSDLKDSTSAPVDVPDFCSFIGKEVKGIRMGIAEEYFSLGIDDAVRNVIGKAIDNLENLGMGKVELSLPHTSYALPAYYLVSPAEASSNLSRYDGIRYGFRHEDSNNLLETYQKTRSRGFGAEVKRRIMLGTYALSSGYYDAYYLKAQKVRTLIKNDFDEAFKNCDVIVTPTAPTVSFKAGENTQDPLQMYLNDVFTIPVSMSGLPAVSIPCGFINGLPVGLQIIGKPFDEGTILQVADAFEQSRSFLNMKPNFGSFVRGGV, encoded by the coding sequence TTGAATTTATATGAATTAAAAGTTCATGAAGCTCATGATTTGATAAAACAAAAAAAGATAAGCTGTGAGGAAATTCTATTAGGTGTACTGGACAGAATTGAAGAGGTAGAAGGAATTGTCCAGGGATTTGTGACCGTGACCAGGGATTATGCTCTAAAAAAGGCCAGGGAAACAGATAAAAAAATTGCTTTAGGAAGAAAGGTAGGGCCGCTGACCGGGATACCTTTTGCCTTAAAAGACAATATGTGTTCTAAGGATATACTTACGACTTGTTCCTCTAAAATCCTGGAGGGTTTTAAACCGCCATATAACGCTACGGTTTTTGAACGGTTGGAGGAACAGGGGGCTGTATTGGTAGGAAAGACAAACATGGATGAGTTTGCCATGGGTTCTTCTACGGAAAATTCCGGTTTATTTGCCACTAAAAACCCTTGGGACCCTTCCCGGGTGCCGGGGGGGTCCAGTGGTGGTTCTGCAGCAGTGGTAGCCTCTGACCAGGTTCCTTTTGCTCTGGGTTCTGATACCGGTGGATCAATTCGTCAGCCCGCTTCATATTGTGGTGTGGTGGGGATGAAGCCTACATATGGCAGGGTGTCCAGGTATGGATTGGTGGCTTTTGCTTCTTCTCTAGACCAGATTGGACCCTTGACTAAGGATGTAAAGGACTGCGCCCTGGTCATGAATGCTATCTGCGGCTCAGACCTTAAGGATTCCACCTCTGCACCGGTAGATGTTCCTGATTTTTGTAGTTTCATTGGAAAAGAAGTTAAGGGAATCAGAATGGGAATTGCTGAAGAATATTTTTCCTTAGGTATTGATGATGCCGTGAGGAATGTCATTGGGAAGGCCATAGATAACCTGGAGAATCTGGGAATGGGAAAGGTGGAATTATCGTTACCCCACACATCCTATGCTCTGCCGGCTTATTACCTGGTAAGCCCTGCAGAGGCTTCATCAAATCTCTCCAGGTACGATGGGATTCGTTACGGTTTCAGACATGAAGATAGTAATAATTTACTGGAAACATATCAAAAAACCAGGAGCAGGGGTTTTGGGGCTGAGGTTAAACGAAGGATTATGTTGGGAACCTATGCTTTGAGTTCCGGATATTATGATGCTTATTACCTTAAGGCACAGAAGGTTAGGACTTTGATTAAGAATGATTTTGATGAGGCTTTTAAAAATTGCGATGTCATTGTGACCCCCACGGCACCTACGGTGTCTTTCAAGGCCGGTGAAAATACGCAAGATCCGCTTCAAATGTATTTAAATGATGTTTTTACCATACCTGTTAGTATGTCCGGGCTCCCGGCAGTTTCCATCCCCTGTGGTTTTATTAACGGTTTGCCGGTGGGGCTGCAGATTATAGGGAAGCCCTTTGATGAAGGGACTATACTTCAGGTGGCCGATGCTTTTGAACAGAGCAGGTCTTTTTTGAACATGAAGCCTAATTTTGGAAGCTTTGTCAGGGGAGGTGTTTAG